From a region of the Candidatus Pelagibacter sp. FZCC0015 genome:
- a CDS encoding TetR family transcriptional regulator: MRNSNNSKKIIFNTAKKLFWTKGYSNVSVRDIAKQSKYDIALISRYFGSKKKLFEETLKDVAEWFVDVNPNNIVDFMVEGLMENSNPKDDVNLVRMLCMNSGDPEVGHIVKKFHREKMRKPVIDGIKKKIKPINYDLMGAILVGVSVARKTLDNPILSKLNDREYEKVLRHLFNAALNYKN; encoded by the coding sequence ATGAGAAATTCAAATAATTCAAAAAAAATAATTTTTAATACTGCTAAAAAGCTTTTCTGGACGAAAGGTTATTCAAATGTTTCAGTTCGAGATATTGCCAAACAATCTAAATATGACATCGCTCTTATCTCAAGGTACTTCGGCAGTAAGAAAAAGCTTTTTGAAGAAACATTAAAAGATGTTGCAGAATGGTTTGTTGATGTAAATCCAAATAATATTGTTGATTTTATGGTTGAAGGCCTAATGGAAAATTCAAATCCAAAAGATGATGTAAACCTTGTTAGAATGCTGTGTATGAATTCTGGTGATCCAGAAGTTGGACATATAGTTAAAAAATTTCATAGAGAAAAAATGAGAAAACCAGTAATTGATGGGATAAAGAAAAAAATTAAACCTATTAATTATGATTTAATGGGTGCAATTTTAGTAGGGGTTTCTGTTGCACGAAAAACTCTCGACAATCCTATTTTAAGCAAACTGAATGATAGAGAATATGAAAAGGTATTAAGGCATTTATTTAATGCAGCGTTGAATTATAAAAATTAA
- a CDS encoding SDR family NAD(P)-dependent oxidoreductase encodes MNNENKNMSRRQAIKGIGAVALGTTALAASSTAKANEKKTKKELEGKTALITGGARGIGLASAEELAKAGANIVLFDVASDLEGVNYPLATDLDLANAKSKVESYGVKCISYKGDVRDRSALSDAVGMAVKQFGTLDHVVANAGVTQIGMMEYFSEKEIQTVIDINVTGVVKTIQASIPVMRKQNSGGITILSSVLGRMGEEWFPVYSGTKWAVIGLAKSTALIMGKHNVTCNAICPTVVKTKLMNNKYVLGAMSPENPTWEGLETLMKQWRNPLPMGAYNPNEIGEMVKFFASKSGEKITGEVLGVAAGLFARNTA; translated from the coding sequence ATGAATAATGAAAATAAGAATATGAGTCGAAGACAAGCAATTAAGGGAATTGGTGCAGTAGCATTAGGTACCACAGCATTAGCAGCTTCAAGTACTGCTAAAGCGAATGAAAAAAAAACAAAAAAAGAACTTGAAGGAAAAACAGCTCTGATCACAGGTGGAGCACGTGGCATTGGTTTGGCTAGTGCTGAAGAGCTTGCAAAAGCAGGAGCAAATATCGTTCTTTTTGATGTAGCAAGTGATTTAGAGGGTGTAAATTATCCTTTGGCCACTGATTTAGATCTAGCAAATGCAAAAAGTAAAGTAGAGTCTTATGGTGTTAAATGTATTTCTTATAAAGGAGATGTAAGAGATAGATCTGCCCTATCAGATGCTGTTGGTATGGCTGTTAAGCAGTTTGGAACATTAGATCATGTTGTAGCAAATGCAGGAGTAACACAAATTGGAATGATGGAATATTTCAGTGAAAAAGAAATTCAAACTGTAATTGATATAAATGTGACTGGAGTTGTGAAAACTATACAAGCTTCTATACCAGTTATGAGAAAACAAAATTCTGGGGGAATAACTATTTTATCTTCAGTTTTAGGACGTATGGGTGAAGAGTGGTTTCCAGTTTATTCTGGTACTAAGTGGGCTGTAATTGGATTAGCAAAAAGTACCGCTTTAATTATGGGAAAGCATAACGTTACTTGTAATGCTATATGTCCAACTGTTGTAAAAACTAAACTCATGAACAATAAATATGTTCTAGGAGCAATGTCTCCTGAAAACCCAACATGGGAAGGTTTAGAAACGTTAATGAAACAATGGAGAAACCCTCTTCCAATGGGAGCATATAACCCTAATGAGATTGGTGAAATGGTTAAATTCTTTGCTAGTAAAAGTGGTGAAAAAATTACTGGTGAAGTTCTAGGAGTAGCAGCAGGTTTATTTGCTCGGAATACTGCTTAA
- a CDS encoding Gfo/Idh/MocA family protein, with product MKKYQVAIIGTNIGAKHFEDFQKVSERFNVHTLCGLTREAIDKILQSNTETKVSLNFDDVLKVKEIDIIDICLPPHLHFSACKKAMEAGKHVICEKPLVSSLKEVDELEKISRETGKIIFPVFQYRYGLGFSKLKALIKSGLAGNPLVASLETHWNRGKDYYSKPWRGTWKGEQGGAILSHSIHIHDLVSMILGPVSNVFAKLTTRVNDIEVEDCSALSIEMENGTLVTSSITLGAANDTSRLRFCFEGLTAESGASPDKPYNPADDKWDFLPRAPITQTQIDEVLSKVKEPKSWYAGMFDEIANKLDGSPSDEVTLSDARKSLEFVTAVYDSSRQNKNIKLPINKDNPLYNSWLPLNN from the coding sequence ATGAAAAAGTATCAAGTAGCAATAATTGGAACCAATATAGGGGCAAAACATTTTGAAGATTTTCAAAAAGTATCAGAGAGATTTAATGTTCACACATTATGTGGTTTAACTAGGGAGGCTATTGATAAAATATTACAATCAAATACTGAGACAAAAGTTTCTCTAAATTTTGACGATGTATTAAAAGTTAAAGAAATTGATATCATTGATATTTGCCTTCCACCCCATTTGCATTTTTCTGCTTGTAAAAAAGCTATGGAAGCTGGAAAGCATGTGATTTGTGAAAAACCATTAGTTTCAAGTCTTAAAGAAGTAGACGAATTAGAAAAAATTAGCAGAGAAACTGGTAAGATTATTTTCCCAGTATTTCAATATCGATATGGTCTAGGATTTTCAAAATTAAAAGCATTGATCAAATCTGGTTTAGCAGGAAACCCTTTGGTTGCATCTTTAGAAACTCATTGGAATAGAGGTAAAGATTATTATTCAAAACCTTGGAGAGGAACTTGGAAAGGTGAACAAGGTGGAGCAATTTTAAGTCACTCTATTCATATTCATGATTTAGTTAGTATGATCTTAGGTCCTGTTTCAAATGTTTTTGCAAAATTAACAACTAGAGTAAATGATATTGAAGTTGAAGATTGTTCGGCCCTTTCTATTGAAATGGAAAATGGAACTCTAGTGACAAGTTCAATTACATTGGGTGCAGCAAATGATACGAGTAGACTTCGATTTTGTTTTGAAGGGTTAACAGCTGAGTCTGGTGCATCACCAGATAAACCATATAATCCAGCTGATGATAAATGGGACTTTTTACCAAGAGCTCCTATAACTCAAACTCAAATAGATGAAGTACTATCAAAAGTAAAAGAACCAAAATCATGGTATGCAGGTATGTTTGATGAAATTGCAAATAAACTAGATGGATCTCCTAGTGATGAAGTAACTTTATCAGATGCTAGAAAATCTCTAGAATTTGTAACCGCTGTGTATGATTCTTCTAGACAAAATAAGAATATTAAACTTCCAATCAATAAAGATAATCCTTTATATAATTCTTGGTTACCTTTAAATAATTAA
- a CDS encoding Gfo/Idh/MocA family protein, which yields MKETLNLGVIGIDHGHIFDMLDEMIKEGCSCNSFWTDGDPLTLQEFKKKYPNIKRKENKEEILKDSSIDMILISSIPVDRAGHSIDALKAGKDVMVDKPGCTTLDQLNNLKNTVKETGKIWSINFSERFHVAAVAKAEDLVNEGKIGKVKQTIGTGPHRQGNYERPDWFYNRQSYGGIITDIGSHQIHQFLVFTNSNQAKINHALIENTTKKDMPGFQDFGEVNLTGNGGHGYVRLDWFTPDALPTWGDGRLLILGDKGFIEIRKYTDLAKSEKGNHLFLANNDEVKHIDCSNVKLPYFSNLINDVLNRTETACPQDLTYLSMELAIKAQEQAEKK from the coding sequence ATGAAAGAAACACTTAACCTAGGAGTAATTGGAATAGATCATGGTCATATTTTCGATATGCTAGATGAAATGATTAAAGAAGGTTGTAGTTGTAATTCTTTTTGGACAGATGGAGATCCTTTAACTCTTCAAGAATTTAAAAAAAAATATCCAAATATAAAAAGAAAAGAAAATAAAGAGGAAATATTAAAGGACTCATCTATTGATATGATTTTAATATCTTCAATCCCTGTAGATAGAGCTGGTCATTCAATAGATGCATTAAAAGCTGGGAAAGATGTTATGGTAGATAAACCAGGCTGTACTACCTTAGATCAATTAAATAATTTGAAAAACACTGTTAAAGAAACTGGAAAGATCTGGTCTATAAATTTTTCTGAAAGATTTCACGTTGCTGCAGTTGCTAAAGCTGAAGATTTAGTAAATGAAGGCAAAATAGGAAAAGTAAAACAAACTATTGGAACTGGTCCTCATAGACAGGGTAATTATGAAAGACCTGATTGGTTTTATAATCGTCAAAGTTATGGAGGTATCATTACCGATATTGGTTCTCACCAAATTCATCAATTTTTAGTTTTTACAAACTCAAATCAGGCAAAAATCAACCATGCATTAATAGAAAATACGACAAAGAAAGATATGCCTGGTTTTCAAGATTTTGGTGAAGTGAACCTTACTGGAAATGGCGGGCATGGTTATGTTCGCCTAGATTGGTTTACTCCAGATGCCCTCCCAACCTGGGGAGATGGAAGATTGTTAATCCTTGGAGACAAAGGTTTTATTGAAATAAGAAAATATACAGATTTAGCAAAATCAGAAAAAGGTAATCATTTATTTTTAGCAAATAATGATGAGGTGAAACATATTGATTGTTCTAATGTTAAGCTGCCTTACTTTAGTAATTTAATTAATGATGTTTTAAACAGAACGGAAACTGCATGTCCTCAAGATCTTACTTATCTTTCAATGGAACTTGCTATTAAAGCTCAAGAGCAAGCTGAAAAAAAATGA
- a CDS encoding phytanoyl-CoA dioxygenase family protein: MTYLTSNQLKQYEDQGYISPIEVLSSREALEARKEIELIEKKLPNEIDKSGRYNVHLISPKLDSIVHNSKILDAVESIIGKNILVCSTTLFIKNPNEQGFVSYHQDAKYIGLEPHNWVTAWVALTDSNENNGCMKMWPKSHLNIKDHNEKFNEGNLLTRGQTVENVPEDEVKSIELKAGQMSLHHPRVVHGSGINKSNDRRIGFVIQSYIGTNVKQTLGKNSVQIARGEDKYYHHEIINRTNALMSEESILLRKKENYYLQEIFYKGAKQKGSY, encoded by the coding sequence ATGACTTATCTAACATCAAATCAACTTAAACAGTATGAAGATCAAGGTTACATATCCCCTATTGAAGTTTTGTCTAGTCGTGAAGCATTAGAGGCAAGAAAGGAAATTGAATTAATTGAAAAAAAACTACCAAATGAAATAGATAAGTCGGGAAGATATAATGTTCATTTAATTTCACCAAAACTTGATTCGATTGTTCATAATTCAAAAATTTTAGATGCAGTAGAAAGTATTATTGGAAAAAATATCTTAGTTTGCAGCACTACTTTATTTATTAAAAACCCTAACGAACAGGGTTTTGTAAGCTATCACCAAGATGCAAAGTACATAGGATTAGAACCACACAATTGGGTCACAGCATGGGTGGCATTAACAGATTCGAACGAAAACAATGGATGTATGAAAATGTGGCCTAAATCACATTTAAATATTAAAGACCATAATGAGAAATTTAATGAAGGAAATTTACTTACCAGAGGACAAACAGTAGAGAATGTACCTGAAGATGAAGTTAAATCTATAGAACTAAAAGCCGGTCAAATGTCATTGCATCATCCAAGAGTAGTACATGGATCAGGGATAAATAAAAGTAATGATAGAAGAATAGGATTTGTTATCCAAAGTTATATAGGCACAAACGTAAAACAAACTTTAGGAAAAAATAGTGTTCAAATTGCAAGAGGTGAGGATAAATATTATCATCATGAAATTATAAATAGAACTAATGCTTTAATGAGTGAAGAAAGTATTTTGCTTCGAAAAAAAGAAAATTATTACTTGCAAGAAATTTTTTATAAAGGTGCAAAACAAAAAGGTTCTTATTAG
- a CDS encoding MOSC domain-containing protein, which translates to MAEVFKLGITANNNQPIKEVNSIEVLANKGIVGDRHFHDFNDPYNQLSLIEAENIDEYNIKFGLDIPYINFRRNVVTKGIQLNDLIGKKLKVGNVELEGIELCRPCRHLTEMLDQKNILKEFMRKGGLRCQILTSSKINVGDKIEIIN; encoded by the coding sequence ATGGCCGAAGTATTTAAATTAGGAATTACCGCCAACAACAATCAACCAATTAAGGAAGTAAATTCAATTGAGGTTTTAGCAAATAAAGGAATAGTAGGAGATCGACATTTTCATGATTTTAATGATCCTTACAATCAATTATCTTTAATAGAGGCTGAGAATATTGATGAATATAATATTAAATTTGGGCTCGATATACCTTACATCAATTTTAGACGGAACGTTGTTACAAAAGGTATTCAGTTAAACGATTTAATTGGAAAAAAATTGAAAGTAGGAAATGTTGAATTAGAGGGAATTGAATTATGTAGACCGTGTCGACATTTGACCGAAATGCTTGATCAAAAAAATATTCTTAAAGAATTTATGAGAAAAGGAGGCCTTAGATGTCAAATTCTCACATCTTCCAAAATTAATGTCGGTGATAAAATAGAAATAATTAATTAA
- a CDS encoding MFS transporter produces MQKEVKKSWALFIGIGVMMIAHGLQMQVMGIRSVLEDFSVFTTGIFMSGYYVGYFVGSRTTPNFVQKVGHIRVFAAFASLASLSALIAVVYVNPFMWTISRFITGISLVSCYVVTESWLNDRATNKNRGQLLSAYMMVIYFGLAIGMLLLNVSKPEDYEPFILVSILLSLALVPILLTKRPAPKFKKIDTISIKELYKISPLGSLSSFFTGIIHAAFFSLISVYATLAKFSLVETSILLFIATIAGVIGQGPIGYFSDTFDRRKVIVITTFGSCFLAFISILTSNDPIQNIYYMDEFAFRKIIFFIAVGLYSSLCLPLFSLNLAHTNDFVPKSKFVAAGGGLQFIFGVGAISGPILCSVFMEWFGLNGLFVFLIIAHAIIGGFGLYRMKVRETVENPDSTFTPIPATITPAGLELDPDTPATLDENPVNETAKP; encoded by the coding sequence ATGCAAAAAGAAGTAAAAAAGTCTTGGGCTCTATTTATAGGGATAGGGGTAATGATGATTGCTCATGGTTTGCAAATGCAAGTTATGGGTATTCGATCAGTACTTGAAGATTTTAGTGTTTTTACAACTGGTATCTTTATGTCTGGATATTATGTTGGTTACTTTGTGGGCTCAAGAACAACACCTAACTTTGTTCAAAAAGTTGGTCATATAAGAGTTTTTGCTGCATTCGCTTCACTTGCATCTTTAAGTGCTTTAATCGCTGTTGTTTATGTAAATCCATTTATGTGGACAATTAGTAGATTCATAACAGGTATAAGTTTAGTCAGTTGTTATGTGGTTACAGAAAGCTGGTTAAATGATAGAGCGACTAATAAAAATAGAGGACAACTATTGTCTGCTTATATGATGGTAATCTATTTTGGATTAGCTATAGGTATGTTGCTACTTAATGTTAGCAAACCAGAAGACTACGAACCATTTATTTTAGTTTCCATTTTACTTTCTCTTGCGCTTGTTCCTATTTTATTAACTAAAAGACCTGCCCCTAAATTTAAAAAAATAGATACGATAAGTATTAAAGAATTGTATAAGATTTCACCACTTGGTTCATTGAGCTCATTCTTTACTGGTATCATTCATGCAGCATTTTTTTCTTTAATATCTGTTTACGCAACACTTGCAAAATTTTCTTTGGTTGAAACATCAATACTTTTATTTATTGCAACAATTGCGGGAGTGATTGGCCAAGGACCTATAGGTTATTTTTCGGATACATTTGATAGAAGAAAAGTAATTGTTATTACAACTTTTGGAAGTTGTTTTTTAGCCTTTATTTCAATTCTAACTTCAAATGATCCTATTCAAAATATTTATTACATGGATGAATTTGCTTTTAGAAAAATTATTTTTTTTATTGCTGTAGGTTTGTATTCAAGTTTATGTCTTCCTTTGTTTTCACTTAACCTTGCTCACACAAATGACTTTGTTCCTAAATCAAAATTCGTAGCAGCTGGAGGTGGTTTGCAGTTTATCTTTGGTGTAGGCGCAATTAGTGGTCCTATTTTATGTTCTGTGTTTATGGAATGGTTTGGATTAAATGGTTTATTTGTTTTTTTAATTATTGCGCATGCGATAATTGGTGGATTTGGTTTATATAGGATGAAAGTTAGAGAAACTGTTGAAAACCCGGACTCAACTTTTACACCTATACCAGCAACAATTACACCTGCTGGACTAGAACTAGACCCCGATACACCTGCAACACTTGATGAAAATCCAGTTAATGAAACTGCAAAACCTTAA
- a CDS encoding DMT family transporter, which yields MKNLTNQQKGSLMAFIGVMFITPDSLLIRLSNIDTWGMLFYRGAIPFMVVLVGLLLFYKNNFLKALFKIGYPGIFYVISFSICNITFIISIQNTNVANTLLMVALAPMLSAILGAIFLKEKPDNKTWVAIIITFVACVYIFYDSLSLGNFYGDMFGLITSFGLACNANIARYAKTIDLVPAAVIGKSCVAIFAFFFVKDFALVGNDLFYIPLMCVMCVAIPFVLVTIAPRFITAAEVNLFFLLETILGPIWVWMVIKEQPSNETIYGGIVIIITIAIHSLLAIKKTQTKTT from the coding sequence GTGAAAAATTTAACCAATCAGCAAAAAGGTTCATTGATGGCTTTTATAGGAGTTATGTTTATAACTCCAGATTCTTTGCTCATAAGATTGTCAAATATTGATACTTGGGGAATGCTTTTTTACAGAGGGGCAATACCGTTTATGGTAGTTTTAGTTGGTCTTCTTTTATTTTATAAAAATAATTTCTTAAAAGCTTTGTTTAAAATTGGTTATCCAGGTATTTTTTATGTAATTAGTTTTTCTATTTGTAATATTACTTTTATTATTTCAATTCAAAATACTAATGTAGCAAATACTTTATTAATGGTGGCTCTTGCACCAATGCTTTCAGCAATCTTAGGGGCTATTTTCTTAAAAGAAAAACCAGATAATAAAACTTGGGTTGCTATAATAATTACCTTTGTTGCTTGTGTTTATATTTTTTACGACTCTTTAAGTCTTGGCAATTTTTATGGAGATATGTTTGGTTTAATCACTTCTTTTGGATTAGCTTGTAATGCTAACATTGCGAGATACGCTAAAACTATTGATTTAGTACCTGCTGCTGTAATTGGAAAATCGTGCGTTGCTATATTTGCCTTTTTCTTTGTTAAAGACTTTGCTTTAGTTGGAAATGATCTTTTTTATATACCTTTAATGTGTGTAATGTGTGTAGCTATACCATTTGTTTTGGTCACCATAGCACCAAGATTTATAACTGCAGCTGAAGTTAATCTATTTTTCCTATTAGAAACTATCCTGGGACCGATATGGGTTTGGATGGTTATTAAAGAACAGCCCTCTAACGAGACTATCTATGGGGGTATCGTTATCATTATTACGATAGCAATTCATTCTTTACTGGCCATAAAAAAAACACAAACCAAAACTACGTAG
- the gshB gene encoding glutathione synthase gives MINKIVAIQGNHPSKLKPLTDTSVFLANEIQNKKYKIFYYDPKDLSVVNSKVTAKGFFIKFNYSNKKFYKITKKQNLDLTKCKFILIRQDPPFNLEYISTTYILDTIKTKVKIINNPTAVRNISEKLYSSKYQKYMPATIFTQNMDEIKKFFKKNKKVILKPIHSFSGNDIHLLTKFNSKLVNKFIKKHDHIMCQKFLPKISKGDKRVFIINGKVCGAISRVPKKGSILSNMSKGAKPTNIKLKSKEIKISKLIAKDLKKENIFFAGIDFIDQKLNGDINVTSPTGLKTLYDLSGKNLAKTFWKELKA, from the coding sequence ATGATAAATAAAATTGTTGCTATTCAAGGAAACCATCCTTCTAAACTGAAACCTTTAACGGATACAAGTGTTTTTTTAGCAAACGAAATTCAGAACAAAAAATATAAAATTTTCTATTACGATCCAAAAGACTTATCAGTTGTTAATTCAAAAGTTACAGCTAAGGGTTTTTTTATTAAATTTAACTATAGCAATAAAAAATTCTATAAAATTACAAAAAAACAAAATCTAGACTTAACAAAATGTAAATTTATTCTTATTCGCCAAGATCCACCTTTTAATCTTGAGTATATTTCAACAACTTACATTTTAGATACAATTAAGACTAAAGTTAAAATAATTAACAACCCTACCGCTGTAAGGAATATTTCTGAAAAATTGTATTCATCTAAATATCAAAAATACATGCCAGCTACTATTTTTACTCAAAATATGGATGAAATTAAAAAATTTTTCAAAAAAAACAAAAAAGTTATTTTAAAGCCCATCCATAGTTTCAGTGGAAATGATATTCATTTATTAACCAAATTTAATTCAAAATTAGTTAATAAATTTATAAAAAAACATGATCATATCATGTGCCAAAAATTTCTTCCTAAAATAAGTAAGGGAGATAAAAGGGTTTTTATCATTAATGGAAAAGTATGTGGTGCAATTTCAAGGGTTCCAAAGAAAGGTTCGATTTTAAGTAATATGAGTAAAGGAGCAAAACCAACTAATATAAAATTAAAAAGTAAAGAAATTAAAATTTCAAAATTAATTGCAAAAGATTTAAAAAAAGAAAATATTTTTTTTGCAGGAATTGATTTTATAGATCAAAAACTCAATGGAGATATAAATGTTACCTCTCCAACTGGACTTAAAACACTTTATGACTTATCAGGAAAAAATTTAGCTAAAACTTTTTGGAAAGAGCTTAAAGCGTGA
- a CDS encoding glutamate--cysteine ligase yields the protein MIDSKEKIINYFKSGIKDPKKFKIGIEHEKFLFNNSNNKRINYSKIKEMFTALLEFGWNPVFEKENIIALNKGGKNITLEPGNQIELSGDKLNHMHEACAESQDYLFELKQVTKKLDIKIVSAGFDPISKLSEIPNNPKQRYELMTKDMPLGGELSLDMMYRTCGTQLNIDYSSEEDFIKKFRVANSIVPIAIALFANSSIVEKKNSNYSSYRSKVWQSTSRGGLPKLFFENMNFEKYADFVINFPILFIQNEDQYISGRKYIFKDFMEGKIQEIGNRLPTEADLTTHLSTIFTENRVKKYIELRSMDTCGWDCLCAGPAFNIGMLYGNLDEVDELISTWEIDKIINAYLEAPQKGFNTQLMGKDLLYWSSTLLDLSRKGLENRDVLSKKGNNETVFLNHLQKVIDNKTTNADHMISKFSKNENLDELYDK from the coding sequence ATGATTGATTCAAAAGAAAAAATTATAAATTATTTTAAATCAGGTATTAAAGATCCCAAAAAATTCAAAATTGGGATCGAGCATGAAAAGTTTTTATTTAATAATTCAAACAATAAAAGGATTAATTATTCAAAAATAAAAGAAATGTTTACAGCCTTACTTGAATTTGGCTGGAATCCAGTTTTTGAAAAAGAAAATATTATTGCACTTAATAAAGGTGGTAAAAATATAACGCTTGAACCAGGCAATCAGATAGAATTATCAGGAGATAAATTAAATCATATGCACGAAGCTTGTGCAGAGTCACAAGACTATTTGTTTGAATTAAAACAAGTTACAAAAAAATTAGATATTAAAATTGTTAGTGCAGGGTTCGATCCAATATCTAAATTAAGTGAAATCCCAAACAATCCAAAACAACGATATGAATTGATGACTAAGGATATGCCTTTAGGTGGTGAACTTAGTTTAGATATGATGTATCGAACATGTGGCACACAATTAAATATAGATTATAGTTCAGAAGAAGATTTTATTAAAAAGTTCAGAGTAGCAAATTCTATAGTGCCTATTGCAATTGCTTTATTTGCTAATTCCTCAATTGTTGAGAAAAAAAATAGTAACTATTCATCTTATAGATCTAAAGTTTGGCAAAGCACTTCTAGAGGTGGATTGCCTAAATTATTTTTCGAAAATATGAATTTTGAAAAATATGCAGATTTTGTAATTAATTTTCCTATATTATTTATACAAAATGAAGATCAGTATATTTCGGGTAGGAAATATATTTTTAAGGATTTTATGGAAGGAAAAATTCAAGAAATTGGAAATAGGCTTCCAACTGAAGCAGACTTAACAACTCACTTAAGTACAATATTTACTGAAAACAGAGTTAAAAAATACATTGAATTAAGATCGATGGATACCTGTGGTTGGGATTGTTTATGTGCAGGACCAGCTTTCAATATAGGTATGCTTTATGGAAATTTAGATGAAGTTGATGAACTAATTTCAACATGGGAGATCGATAAAATAATTAATGCTTATCTAGAGGCGCCACAAAAGGGATTTAACACTCAATTAATGGGTAAAGATCTTCTTTATTGGTCATCTACACTTTTAGACCTTTCAAGAAAAGGTTTAGAGAATAGAGATGTTTTAAGTAAAAAAGGTAATAACGAGACTGTATTCCTAAACCATCTACAAAAAGTAATTGATAATAAGACAACAAATGCAGATCATATGATTAGTAAATTTTCAAAAAACGAAAATTTAGACGAATTATATGATAAATAA
- a CDS encoding HD domain-containing protein: MKTVNFTEMKNGTKEDYELLEKFEKNFERQTADRVLNYLSKQNTTLEGYKITRLEHSLQAATRAFKNKESDEMVVATLLHDIGDDLAPMNHSQYAASILRPYVSERTYWIVLHHGLFQTYYSAHHLGGDRNARDKFKDHKYYQDTIDFCEKYDQCSFDPDYKSMTLDDFKPLVKKIFAKEPYYYL; the protein is encoded by the coding sequence ATGAAAACAGTAAATTTTACTGAAATGAAAAATGGAACTAAGGAAGATTATGAGCTTCTTGAAAAATTTGAGAAAAACTTTGAAAGACAAACAGCTGATAGAGTTTTAAATTATTTATCTAAACAAAACACTACTTTAGAAGGTTACAAAATCACTAGACTAGAACACTCCTTACAAGCTGCAACAAGAGCTTTTAAAAATAAAGAAAGTGATGAAATGGTTGTTGCAACTTTACTTCATGATATTGGAGATGATTTAGCACCAATGAATCATTCTCAATATGCTGCATCTATACTAAGACCTTATGTTTCAGAAAGAACTTATTGGATTGTTCTACACCATGGTCTTTTTCAAACTTACTACAGCGCTCATCACTTAGGTGGTGACAGAAATGCAAGAGATAAATTTAAAGACCACAAATATTATCAAGACACTATAGATTTTTGTGAAAAATATGACCAATGCTCTTTTGACCCTGATTACAAAAGTATGACTTTGGATGATTTTAAGCCATTAGTTAAAAAAATATTTGCAAAAGAGCCTTATTATTATCTTTAA